The sequence below is a genomic window from Pleurocapsa sp. PCC 7327.
CCTCAACAGAGACGGAATCGGGCGATTGGTCTGAGTTAAAATTACCTGCCCTCGCTACTCTCCTGGCACTATGCAAAGAAGTATGGCGATTGCCCATTCCCCAATCGATGGTGTCTGCTTCGGTGGCTGTCGCCGGGTTGCCCGTTGCCAAACGAGCGACTCAGAGCCTTGTAGGGAAAAAAAAACTGAATATTGACTGCTTAGATTTAATTGCCCTCATCCTGTCATCGATGCAGGGGCGATGGCTGACTCCTGCTCTATTATTACTGCTGCACGAATTGGGCGATCTCATCCGCGATCGCACTGCCAACTCTTCTACCCGTCGAGCAGCCAACTTACTCTCTAGTATCGGTCATTTTGCCTGGGTAGAACGCAATGGCAAACAACAGGTTCCCATTGAAGAAGTGCGAGTCGGCGATACCGTTATCGTCTATCCCGGCGAACAAATTCCGGTTGACGGTCGAATCCTCAAGGGAACAGCCATAATCGACGAGCAAAAACTGACAGGCGAATCGATACCAGTCGTTAGGGAGACAAGACAATCGGTTTATGCCTCAACCCTGGTGCGCTCTGGCGAAATCTATATCCGGGCGGAACGAGTGGGCAACCAAACCCGTGCGGGAGCTAGCGTCGAGTTAATTCAGCAGGCTCCCGTTTACGACACGCGCATGGAAAATTATGCTGCCAACATTGCCGAGGTTGCCGTCCTTCCCGCCTTGTTCTTAGCCGGAGGCATTTGGGCAGTTACCCGCAATCCTGCTAGAGCCGCTTCTATCCTAACCCTGGACTTTGTGACGGGAATTCGGGTGTCTCTGCCGACAACTTTTTTAGCTGCCCTTAACCATGCTGCACGGCACGGGGTTTTAATTCGTAGCGGACGCGCCTTAGAGAAATTAGCCCAAGTCGATACCTTGGTCTTCGACAAAACGGGAACGCTGACTCAAGGCGATTTGCAAGTGGTCGGGGTAAAAGCGGTAACGGGCAGGATGTCAGAAATGAGAATCCTAGAACTGGCGGCAGCAGCAGAACAGCGCCTCACCCATCCCCTAGCGGAAGCGATCGCGCGCTATGCTCAGTTACAGAAAACACGGATTTTGCCGCGCGGCGAGTGGAATTACGAGCTAGGTTTGGGGATACGCGCAGAAATTGATGGCGAGACGGTTTTGGTTGGTAGCGCTCGCCTTCTCAAACAAGCCGGAATTCATCTAGACTGCTTCTGGGAAGACCATTCCTGCTTGCTGGAGGATTGCCAGAACTATCCCGATTGCCCGATTTCTGCCGATGCTTCTCTCATTTACGTCGCCAGTCAAGGTCAATTCCAAGGCACGATTCAATATGCCGATCCCCTCCGTCCTGAGAGCCAGCAGGTCATTCAAACCCTGCTAGACCAGTATGGCATGGAAGTATACGTGTTGACGGGAGATAACCCCAAACGCGCCTTGGCTGTCGCCTCTGCTTTGGGAATTCCCCCAACGCAAGTTTGTGCCGAGGCTTTCCCCGAACAGAAAGCCGAGATCGTCCGCCAGCTGCGCGACTCTGGCAAGACGGTTGCTTTTGTGGGGGACGGACTGAATGATTCGGTGGGGTTGGCTTATGCCGATGTCTCGATTTCCTTTGGCAATGCTTCAGAAGTGGCAAGGGAAACCGCCGACGTGGTATTGATGAATAACGATCTCAACGGTTTACTCGACGCGATCGCTATTGCTAGGGAAACCAAGCAAGTCATTGGACAAAATATTAATTTATCCGTCATTCCCAATGTAGCTGCCTTGTCGCTGGCTTCTACCGTCGGACTGCACCCGCTTGTGGCTACAGTCGTTCACAATGGTAGCGCGATCGCGGCTGGCTTAAATGGCTTGCGCCCTCTCCTACAACACCATTACAGCAATTGAGAGCGTTTTTGACGACTAACTGGCGGATTTAGCTGCTGTTATTTCTGCTGAGATTAGAGAACGAGCAAAACGATCTTTATTGTAATAATAATCGTTTTTATAAAAGATGAAGTTTTGTAGAGTGCGATCGCACAAGCCTAACTTCGCGATCGCCTATTCGGGGTTTCCCTAAATCGAGAAGCTATGATGCTCGCTTTTCAAGCCGTTCGGCAATCCAGACTTTGATGATTGATTGGCGGCTCACGCCGAGACGATTCGCCTCTCGATCGAGGGCATCGATCATCCAGACGGGAAAATCCACATTGACTCGTCGTTGCTCGTGTTCGGGACGACGCGCTTGACTGAGTTCGAGGAACTCGGTGATGTTTTCGTTGTTATCAAACTTCTCGTCAAACTCATTTGCTTTCATAAAGCTCAACCTCCTCTGTGCGAGCGCGTCGAACTGAAATAATGCGAATATTTTCTGCCCGATAAGTAATGATGGCCGACCAGTGCTTGCGTCCGATCTTGCCAATCACTAGAAATCGCGGCTCATCGATGACTTTCGCAGGGATCTCGATCCGGTCGAGGTCTTGAAAGATCGCCTGTGCCTCCTCAAATTCGAGCGGCTCTTGTTCTCGTCAAATTCAAAAGCTATACTGTATCTATATTATAAGCATACCAAAAATATAGTGTTTTTGCAACCTCTCTAAGTAGTAATTTACCGAGATCTAACGAGGTACGAAATGGGACTAGCTTTGCAATTGGAATACCTCGATTTGAGATAACAATTTCTTCTCCAAGTTCCACACGAGATACTAACTGAGAGAGATTTGTTTTGAGATTCCTCTTGCTATTTGAGAATTGATTTCAATTAACTCTTATGATACAGTTGAGACGAGCGAGTAATTGCTACTAATTATCAATTGCTGAGGAAAATTTGAGCGGCGATCGCTAGCTCTCCCTTCTGTCTTACCTTTGAATTGAAAGAATTTTATGGAGCAATGGGCTAATCTATTAGTGCAAGTAGCCAAACCCGTCGTCAAAACCTTAGTCTATGCTGGCACGAGTAGCTTGTTAGACAAGGTTCAAGCCGAAATCAAAAACGAGCAGCAAAATCAAGTAAGAAACCTACTGAATTTTCTAGGAATTGAAGATTTTATCGAGATTTTTAGGAAATTAAACGAATTTACTGATTCAGATGCCCAAGAGCAACGCTTAGAATCAGAAAATCTAGCGTTCCTGCAAATTGCCGAGCGATCGCGACAGACAATGCTCCAACTGCCGGAAATTTACAAAATCCTCGAACATTGGCCCCTGCGACTATTGCCCGCCCAACTACTTGACGCTTCTCATCCCAATGGTCTCCTTCCCCTGAGAATTTTCCTTTCCCCGCCACAGTTTCCCTCAGATAGATTAGAAGCGCGAGAAATCGAACAAAAATTAGCGCAACAACTGCGAGAATTTCTCAATCAATACTATCCCTTGCACAGTCAAGATCGACCCACAGAATTTTTAGACGGTGTTTGGAAGAGTCAAGGGGTTCGGGGAGAGTGTAGCGTTAAAGTGCTGTTTTGGATGCTTAGAGCGGCTCCTAGCTTAATTTTAGAATCAGAAGTAGAGGGAGATTTTCTTAACGTTCGCCTAGCTTATTGGAGTTCGCAACAGGAAAACTATTACTACAAAACACTCCTAAAACTCCCTTACAAATCCTTGTTAGAAGAGTCTGCCAAAAATCGCGCCAGAACGTGGAAAAATACGAGAAACCGACTGCTAGCGTTAGGAAAAAATGCCGAACAAGTCAAGCGTCTTGGCGGCGATAATGCAATTAACCTAGCCATTCTCGAAGAAGCGGAAGCTTTGCAAAGTGCGGGAATCGCGCTTGGGGAATTAAGATTCCTTTACCAATTGAATCGAAAAGATTGGGAAGATCTGTGTCAATTGCTAGGGATTTGTTACTGTTCGATCGCTGGATGGGTAGTCGATCTTCACTATCTTGTCAAAGATGATATTCCCCCCCGTTTCCCTGAGTGGCTGCCTCAATTAATCCAAGAGGCTTCTGGGCTACCTAGCTTTCAATCTGCCATCCAAGCAACAATCTCAATTTATCCCCAGATTTTAGAAGAGATCGGCAAAAATTGTCCCGAAACCATCCCAGAACTGACGTTACAGCTTGCTCGCAGTTCGATCCACCTTGGCGATCGCGATTTGGCAAAAGAGCAAATTAGTTACTCCCTCGCACGATGGCTACAGTTGCATCAATTGTCTCGACTCGAAGATCTCCAAGAGTCGGAAGCCATACCGCCAACGATGACGGGGAGAGACATTAACTATTTAAAAACTCTCAAATCCTGTCTGTCAGATATTGGCGACGAATGGGGGGGTGTTCGACTAGAAGAGCTTTTCAAGGCGATCGCACAGCAAGGCAATAACCATCAACTCAATCGACAAACCAGTTTTGTTCTGAGCCATACTTTTACGAAGTGGGAGGAGGATCCGCCATCAAAAGGCAGAGTATCTCCCATTAGCGCGGCGGACAAAGTCGCGTTCCTTGGCATTAGTGCTGATGGAAAATATCTAGTCAGTAGCGGTAATGACAAAACGGTTGAGTTGTGGCAGCACGAGCGAAAAAGTTGGCAACCTTATGTCAGTCAAACGCTGACGGGACAAGAAGGAGAAGTGTTGGCGTTCGCCCTCAACTGGGACGGACAGATCCTCGTCAGTAGCGAGAAAACCCAGCAGAGAAGCTACATCAAAATCTGGAATCTGCTAACGGGAAAACTTCAGCGAACGCTATTGGGTCACAAACAGCCAATTCGCGCCCTTGCCATCAGTCCTTGGGAAAACGGCAGCGATCGCTATTTTATTGCCAGTGGCAGCCATAAAATTAAACTTTGGGACTTACATACGGGAGAATCCTTTCAAACGCTTTTTGGACATCGAGCTTGGGTTTACGCGATCGCCCTGAGTGCCGACGGTCAGTTTCTTCTCAGTGGCAGTGAAGACAGAAGTATCAGAATTTGGCGACTGCCGACCGGAGAGTTAATCCGCACGCTGACAGGTCATCAAGGCAGCGTAAGAGCGCTGGCAATCGCGCCAGATGGACGAAGGTTTGTCAGTGGCAGCGACGATGGAACCATTAAATTGTGGGATTTGCCAGCAGGAAAACTGCTGCATACTTTTACAGGTCACTCAGGTGCAGTCAACGCTGTTGCCCTCAGTCCTCACGGTCAGCATCTCATCAGTGGCAGCGAGGACAAGACGATTCAGATTTGGGATTTTCAGACTGGGAAACGGCTTCAGACGCTCGCGGGTCATCGGAGAGCGGTTCGGGCGATCGCTGTCAGTCCCGATGGACAGACCTTAGCCAGTTGCAGTGAGGACAAGACGATTCGGATTTGGCAAGCTAAGTTAGACATTTTGTGCGATAACGAACTTCGCTCCGCGATCGCAGCTTCCTAAAATTAAATAGAACTTGCTATCGCTTATCTGCCCTGCGATTCGATAGTTTTTGTCAATCTTTCTATTGCGCTAGTCAGTCTTTCTTGAGACTGTAGGGCAGGATCTAGCGCTGGTTCTTCTTGTGCTGCTACTTCTTCTTGTCGTTTGAATCTGGTAATGGCGCGAATGGCTAAGAACAAGACAAAAGCAATAATAATAAAGTCAACGACTGCGCCAAGGAACCTACCAATGGCGATTCCTGGAGGAATGGTTATCGTTCTCCAGTCCGCTCCAGCCATTGCCGCAAGTGGATTAATCAATGGCATGATGATATCTTCTACAAAAGAGGTGATTATCTTGCCAAAAGCGCCGCCAATAATGACTGCGATCGCCAACTCGACCACGTTGCCTTTGAGCGCGAACTCCTGAAAATCTCTCATGAATCCGCCGACCCTTCTTCTTACCATAGTTTTATTCCTTAAATTCGTTAAG
It includes:
- a CDS encoding heavy metal translocating P-type ATPase; translation: MASSSRRSRVMGEEARTRTVNYRIVHFMPGRVRFRVPRLARDPDYARRLQRLIESDSHVTQVRLQSAAASIAIRYQTQLASEAKVREHLICLIQAADVDEGCPSAAPSTETESGDWSELKLPALATLLALCKEVWRLPIPQSMVSASVAVAGLPVAKRATQSLVGKKKLNIDCLDLIALILSSMQGRWLTPALLLLLHELGDLIRDRTANSSTRRAANLLSSIGHFAWVERNGKQQVPIEEVRVGDTVIVYPGEQIPVDGRILKGTAIIDEQKLTGESIPVVRETRQSVYASTLVRSGEIYIRAERVGNQTRAGASVELIQQAPVYDTRMENYAANIAEVAVLPALFLAGGIWAVTRNPARAASILTLDFVTGIRVSLPTTFLAALNHAARHGVLIRSGRALEKLAQVDTLVFDKTGTLTQGDLQVVGVKAVTGRMSEMRILELAAAAEQRLTHPLAEAIARYAQLQKTRILPRGEWNYELGLGIRAEIDGETVLVGSARLLKQAGIHLDCFWEDHSCLLEDCQNYPDCPISADASLIYVASQGQFQGTIQYADPLRPESQQVIQTLLDQYGMEVYVLTGDNPKRALAVASALGIPPTQVCAEAFPEQKAEIVRQLRDSGKTVAFVGDGLNDSVGLAYADVSISFGNASEVARETADVVLMNNDLNGLLDAIAIARETKQVIGQNINLSVIPNVAALSLASTVGLHPLVATVVHNGSAIAAGLNGLRPLLQHHYSN
- the mscL gene encoding large conductance mechanosensitive channel protein MscL; this encodes MVRRRVGGFMRDFQEFALKGNVVELAIAVIIGGAFGKIITSFVEDIIMPLINPLAAMAGADWRTITIPPGIAIGRFLGAVVDFIIIAFVLFLAIRAITRFKRQEEVAAQEEPALDPALQSQERLTSAIERLTKTIESQGR
- the brnA gene encoding type II toxin-antitoxin system BrnA family antitoxin, translated to MKANEFDEKFDNNENITEFLELSQARRPEHEQRRVNVDFPVWMIDALDREANRLGVSRQSIIKVWIAERLEKRAS
- a CDS encoding WD40 repeat domain-containing protein, with amino-acid sequence MEQWANLLVQVAKPVVKTLVYAGTSSLLDKVQAEIKNEQQNQVRNLLNFLGIEDFIEIFRKLNEFTDSDAQEQRLESENLAFLQIAERSRQTMLQLPEIYKILEHWPLRLLPAQLLDASHPNGLLPLRIFLSPPQFPSDRLEAREIEQKLAQQLREFLNQYYPLHSQDRPTEFLDGVWKSQGVRGECSVKVLFWMLRAAPSLILESEVEGDFLNVRLAYWSSQQENYYYKTLLKLPYKSLLEESAKNRARTWKNTRNRLLALGKNAEQVKRLGGDNAINLAILEEAEALQSAGIALGELRFLYQLNRKDWEDLCQLLGICYCSIAGWVVDLHYLVKDDIPPRFPEWLPQLIQEASGLPSFQSAIQATISIYPQILEEIGKNCPETIPELTLQLARSSIHLGDRDLAKEQISYSLARWLQLHQLSRLEDLQESEAIPPTMTGRDINYLKTLKSCLSDIGDEWGGVRLEELFKAIAQQGNNHQLNRQTSFVLSHTFTKWEEDPPSKGRVSPISAADKVAFLGISADGKYLVSSGNDKTVELWQHERKSWQPYVSQTLTGQEGEVLAFALNWDGQILVSSEKTQQRSYIKIWNLLTGKLQRTLLGHKQPIRALAISPWENGSDRYFIASGSHKIKLWDLHTGESFQTLFGHRAWVYAIALSADGQFLLSGSEDRSIRIWRLPTGELIRTLTGHQGSVRALAIAPDGRRFVSGSDDGTIKLWDLPAGKLLHTFTGHSGAVNAVALSPHGQHLISGSEDKTIQIWDFQTGKRLQTLAGHRRAVRAIAVSPDGQTLASCSEDKTIRIWQAKLDILCDNELRSAIAAS